A region from the Arthrobacter roseus genome encodes:
- a CDS encoding helicase C-terminal domain-containing protein, producing the protein MHEAKNDAEKGRLFAACRTGDVAVLIGSTQKMGVGMNIQARAVHLVDLDAPWRPADVSQRHGRIVRQGNQNPEVAISQVVTKGSFDTFMWQTLERKSKFIDQIMRGRLDVREIEDVGDNTLSFAEAKPSPAGTS; encoded by the coding sequence ATGCATGAGGCGAAAAACGACGCCGAGAAGGGCCGGCTGTTCGCGGCCTGCCGTACCGGTGACGTGGCCGTGCTCATCGGCTCCACGCAGAAGATGGGAGTCGGCATGAACATCCAGGCGCGCGCCGTGCATCTGGTCGACCTTGACGCACCATGGAGACCGGCCGACGTATCCCAGCGTCACGGCCGGATCGTCCGGCAAGGCAACCAGAACCCCGAAGTCGCGATCTCGCAGGTCGTCACCAAAGGATCATTCGATACGTTCATGTGGCAGACGTTGGAGCGCAAGAGCAAATTCATTGACCAGATTATGCGCGGACGCCTCGACGTCCGGGAGATAGAAGACGTGGGAGATAACACCCTGTCCTTCGCGGAAGCCAAGCCATCTCCAGCGGGAACCAGCTGA
- a CDS encoding NAD-dependent epimerase/dehydratase family protein → MRVAIIGATGNAGTELLRRLHIARRDGADLQITGIARRMPDPSIEPYNDVDWHSVDIGAIDGRERLARALTGADAVVHLAWVLQPNHDLARLYRTNVNGTRNALQATADAGVRHFVCASSMAAYSPARTGQHVSERWPTQGIASSHYSRHKAEQEHLLDEFEREHPEISVARVRPALIFHADASSEIHHYFLGRLIPRPLIRFALKKLPLPILPIPDSFAFQVVHGADVADVYWRVLDQRADGAFNVAAEPVITPERLGGLLGAKRVLNVPVSLYRALVAISWRLRLQQTDEGWIDMASLTPLLNTDRAHHVLGWAPKHSAPQALQELLDGMGNSRSHAGSPALDPYNEHA, encoded by the coding sequence ATGCGGGTTGCAATCATAGGTGCCACCGGAAACGCAGGAACAGAGTTGCTGCGCAGACTCCACATCGCTCGGCGCGACGGAGCAGACCTGCAGATCACCGGGATCGCCCGCCGCATGCCAGATCCTTCAATCGAACCGTACAACGACGTCGACTGGCACAGCGTTGACATCGGGGCCATCGACGGCCGCGAAAGACTAGCCCGAGCGCTCACCGGAGCAGACGCCGTCGTTCATCTTGCCTGGGTGCTCCAACCCAACCATGACCTCGCCCGTCTCTACCGCACCAACGTCAATGGCACGCGAAATGCCCTGCAGGCAACAGCCGATGCTGGCGTGCGCCACTTTGTGTGCGCCTCCTCCATGGCCGCCTACTCCCCCGCCCGCACGGGACAACACGTCTCCGAACGATGGCCCACGCAGGGGATCGCATCCTCCCACTACAGCCGGCATAAGGCCGAACAGGAACATCTCCTCGACGAATTCGAGCGGGAACACCCCGAGATCTCAGTGGCCCGCGTGCGGCCGGCGCTCATATTCCATGCGGACGCCAGCAGCGAAATCCACCACTACTTCCTCGGCCGGCTGATACCACGGCCACTGATCCGCTTTGCCCTCAAGAAACTTCCGCTGCCTATTCTTCCCATCCCGGATTCCTTCGCGTTCCAGGTGGTCCACGGCGCAGATGTGGCCGATGTCTACTGGAGGGTCCTCGACCAGCGAGCTGATGGAGCTTTCAACGTGGCCGCCGAACCCGTCATCACACCCGAAAGGCTGGGTGGCCTGTTGGGCGCCAAACGCGTCCTCAACGTTCCAGTAAGTCTGTACCGGGCGTTGGTAGCCATATCGTGGAGGCTGCGGCTTCAACAGACGGACGAAGGGTGGATCGACATGGCATCTTTGACACCGCTGCTCAACACCGATCGCGCTCATCACGTGCTTGGCTGGGCACCAAAGCACTCCGCACCTCAGGCCCTGCAGGAGCTGCTGGACGGTATGGGCAATTCACGCTCCCACGCCGGATCCCCAGCACTGGATCCGTACAACGAGCACGCCTAA
- a CDS encoding mechanosensitive ion channel family protein, giving the protein MPYVMNALLPIGAVAAALLLAVVLAWLLRKVIIRVLDKVPSVREVTKKARNPLWLVLAIIGVRVALGFTVRDTGWFPVVDRLLVFALIGAVAWLAIAVSLIVEAGALAAFRRQSADKRRYRRLKTQVTLGRRIIAAVIITVAVAAILLTIPEVRALGAGILASAGLISVVAGLAVQSSLANVFAGVQLAFTDAIRVGDSVLVEDELGTIEEITMTYIVVAIWDERRMILPSTYFTTTPFQNWTRTNSELLGTVEFDLDWHTPVAELREHFNAVLEKTDLWDRRASSFVVTGAVDGVVRVRAMVSAQDDDDIWSLRCLVREEMISYLQRNHPQAFPRRRWETVADDAVAPGEPGV; this is encoded by the coding sequence ATGCCTTACGTGATGAATGCCCTCCTACCGATTGGCGCTGTCGCTGCCGCACTACTGCTGGCGGTGGTTTTGGCGTGGCTCCTCCGGAAGGTCATCATTCGCGTTCTGGACAAAGTTCCTTCGGTGCGGGAGGTGACCAAGAAGGCCCGGAACCCGTTGTGGTTGGTCTTGGCGATCATCGGCGTCCGCGTTGCGCTCGGTTTCACGGTTCGGGATACGGGATGGTTCCCCGTTGTTGATCGACTGCTGGTTTTCGCGCTGATTGGGGCGGTGGCGTGGCTAGCAATCGCTGTCTCGCTGATTGTGGAGGCCGGTGCCCTCGCAGCTTTTCGTCGTCAGAGCGCGGACAAGCGGCGCTACCGGCGGTTGAAGACGCAGGTCACCCTGGGCCGGCGCATTATTGCGGCGGTCATCATCACGGTTGCTGTAGCGGCCATCCTCTTGACTATCCCCGAGGTGCGGGCGCTTGGAGCCGGAATTCTGGCCTCTGCTGGTCTGATCTCGGTGGTCGCGGGTCTTGCGGTGCAGAGCTCTCTGGCCAACGTTTTCGCCGGGGTTCAATTGGCATTCACGGACGCCATCCGCGTCGGTGACAGTGTCTTGGTGGAAGATGAGCTCGGCACCATTGAGGAAATCACCATGACGTACATCGTTGTGGCGATCTGGGATGAGCGGCGCATGATTCTGCCGTCCACGTACTTCACCACCACTCCGTTCCAGAATTGGACGCGGACCAATTCTGAATTGCTGGGGACGGTCGAGTTCGATCTGGACTGGCACACACCCGTGGCGGAACTGCGTGAGCATTTCAACGCCGTTCTGGAGAAGACGGACCTGTGGGACCGGCGAGCCAGCTCCTTTGTGGTTACCGGTGCGGTAGACGGTGTGGTGCGGGTGCGGGCAATGGTCAGCGCCCAGGACGACGACGACATCTGGTCGCTGCGGTGCCTGGTGCGGGAGGAAATGATTTCCTACCTGCAGAGAAACCACCCACAGGCGTTCCCTCGCAGGCGCTGGGAGACTGTGGCCGACGACGCAGTGGCGCCGGGAGAGCCGGGCGTCTAA
- a CDS encoding class I SAM-dependent methyltransferase: protein MIDNQADYWDRQAATFDQDPDHGLEDPDVRTAWRNLLKQILPKPPSKIADMGCGTGALTELLAQDGHELVGLDISPQMVKTARQKLNASGVEARLEVRDVADPRLRSGTYDVVLSRHVVWALPDKVDAIDTWFRLLRPGGRIVLIEGRWSTGGGMSMQDLASLLEPHAPVVHRIPLSDPQLWGRTITDERYALVGEKPLD from the coding sequence ATGATTGACAATCAGGCCGACTATTGGGATCGGCAGGCGGCGACCTTTGATCAGGACCCTGATCATGGGCTCGAGGACCCTGACGTCCGTACGGCGTGGCGCAACCTCCTCAAGCAGATTTTGCCCAAACCGCCGTCGAAAATTGCCGACATGGGCTGCGGCACAGGTGCCCTGACCGAGCTCCTGGCGCAAGACGGCCATGAGCTCGTGGGCCTGGACATCTCCCCCCAGATGGTCAAAACCGCACGCCAGAAGCTCAACGCCAGCGGAGTCGAGGCACGGCTGGAAGTGCGCGACGTCGCCGACCCCCGCCTGCGTTCTGGAACCTACGACGTCGTTCTGTCACGCCACGTTGTCTGGGCACTACCGGACAAGGTTGACGCCATCGACACCTGGTTCCGGCTGCTGCGGCCAGGGGGGCGGATAGTGCTGATAGAAGGACGATGGTCCACCGGCGGTGGAATGAGCATGCAGGACCTCGCATCCCTGCTGGAGCCACATGCGCCCGTTGTCCACCGGATTCCGCTCTCCGACCCACAACTATGGGGGCGCACCATCACCGATGAACGATACGCCTTGGTTGGAGAAAAGCCGCTGGACTAG